Proteins encoded in a region of the Paenibacillus sp. E222 genome:
- a CDS encoding extracellular solute-binding protein, which produces MNMKTRVLTTALTATLLTTGILGCSNTNNQGSGENKNANTQTKTLNVVNGKIEPAASFTTVRGENPGYKYREGESVTDNVFTRWAENKFGVQIKTLWTGGATDGSYDTKLKLMLSANDELPDIVMSGSPANTNLLIDSGKFMEVEEVFEKYASPTWKSALADMKDPWLSVTRDGKKMAIPGTSTDYGQSNNVLWIRQDWLDKLKLKAPTTIEELETVMDAFVNQDPDGNGQKDTFALDFAMKDKMTGSTLGDGSWIFGLYGAMPERWYPGEDGKLQNGSILPGVKQGLMKMKEWKDKGYFASDIALHDPNTIVTAVTSNKVGIVAAPSFFIQYPGSMLLATNPTAMFKPYPLPHGVNGPALHTYFTISGGTVINKDISDEALQAYFHYMNSMYAVYESDNPLEYFKGFQEGYQYVVKDGKIVTDEKEIPGGKINSNDYIFGSMPDVSSKMKEITLKVAKKEELTEKDRAFMQALGIADDTNPLQRIVYDAMLISMDEESSRVREHYMGPVTSTMSSRNELLQKMQMETFSKIIYGQSPVDAFDQFVEKWKSSGGDTITKEVNEWYDSVK; this is translated from the coding sequence ATGAATATGAAAACGAGAGTGCTGACCACAGCACTTACTGCAACGCTGCTAACGACAGGGATACTGGGTTGCAGTAATACCAATAATCAGGGCAGCGGCGAAAATAAAAATGCGAACACGCAAACAAAAACACTAAATGTCGTGAATGGAAAAATTGAACCGGCAGCGTCGTTTACCACCGTTAGGGGAGAAAATCCGGGCTATAAATATAGAGAAGGAGAATCCGTTACGGACAATGTATTCACCCGCTGGGCCGAGAACAAATTTGGCGTACAGATTAAAACTTTATGGACAGGCGGCGCTACGGATGGTTCGTATGATACGAAATTGAAACTCATGCTCTCTGCGAACGACGAATTGCCAGATATCGTAATGTCGGGTAGTCCCGCTAACACCAATCTTCTCATCGATTCGGGCAAGTTCATGGAAGTGGAAGAAGTGTTCGAGAAATACGCTTCTCCAACTTGGAAAAGTGCGTTAGCCGATATGAAGGATCCCTGGTTATCGGTCACTCGAGACGGCAAAAAGATGGCGATTCCAGGAACTTCTACAGATTACGGGCAATCAAACAACGTTTTATGGATCCGTCAGGACTGGCTGGACAAGCTCAAGTTGAAAGCACCTACTACAATTGAAGAGCTGGAAACGGTCATGGATGCCTTCGTCAATCAGGATCCAGACGGTAATGGGCAGAAAGATACGTTTGCCCTGGATTTTGCCATGAAGGATAAGATGACTGGCAGCACCCTTGGAGACGGATCCTGGATCTTTGGACTTTACGGGGCCATGCCGGAAAGATGGTATCCAGGAGAAGACGGCAAGCTTCAAAATGGTTCAATTCTACCGGGGGTCAAGCAGGGCTTAATGAAGATGAAAGAGTGGAAGGATAAAGGGTATTTTGCGAGCGATATTGCGTTACATGACCCCAATACAATTGTCACCGCGGTCACATCTAATAAGGTTGGGATTGTCGCAGCGCCTTCTTTCTTCATCCAATATCCTGGTTCCATGCTGCTCGCGACCAACCCTACGGCGATGTTCAAACCCTATCCGCTGCCGCATGGGGTCAATGGCCCAGCTTTGCATACCTATTTTACGATATCCGGCGGGACCGTGATCAATAAAGATATTTCGGATGAAGCGCTTCAAGCCTACTTTCATTATATGAACTCGATGTATGCTGTCTACGAATCCGATAATCCTCTTGAATATTTCAAAGGATTTCAGGAGGGCTACCAATATGTTGTCAAAGATGGAAAGATTGTAACCGATGAGAAAGAGATTCCCGGTGGAAAGATTAATTCGAACGATTACATTTTTGGAAGCATGCCGGATGTTTCCTCAAAGATGAAGGAAATAACATTAAAAGTGGCAAAGAAAGAAGAACTCACAGAGAAAGATCGTGCCTTTATGCAAGCTCTTGGGATTGCAGACGACACCAATCCATTACAAAGAATCGTGTACGATGCGATGCTTATATCCATGGATGAAGAATCCTCGCGCGTAAGGGAACATTACATGGGTCCGGTAACGTCCACCATGTCGTCCAGAAATGAGCTGCTGCAAAAAATGCAAATGGAGACATTCTCGAAGATCATCTATGGACAGTCTCCGGTGGATGCGTTTGATCAATTTGTAGAGAAATGGAAGTCTTCGGGCGGTGATACCATTACAAAAGAAGTGAATGAATGGTACGATTCCGTCAAATAG
- a CDS encoding glycoside hydrolase family 3 C-terminal domain-containing protein produces the protein MSETNFDLQRYAVKARQAVAEGVVLLKNDCNVLPLAPGRKVALFGRSQFNYYKSGTGSGGMVNTKYVVGIAEALESKEGYEINQAVKQFYLDWVKEHPFEKGAGWGKEPWFQEEMLLDADLVMQAAKESETAIVLLGRTAGEDQDNKPEAGSYLLTEAEEAMLEMVCNGFERTVVLLNVGNIIDMKWVEKYNPSAVMYVWQGGQEGGNGVLDVLTGRVSPSGRMTDTIARDIEDYPSTANHGGSKRNFYQEDIYVGYRYFETFAKDRVLYPFGFGLSYTTFETRTERIEQLNDSVQINVTVTNTGNRPGKQVIQVYCQAPQGKLGKSARVLAGFAKTKELLPGGKQSVEIEIPHKAIASYDDSGITGCKSAWVLEAGSYIFHVGDHVREAKSCGSIAIDKLQVLEQLQEAMAPVAAFERMRCAPDGSLIYEPVPLRTIEPKARREETLPEEIPYTGDKGYKLTDVKSSIVSMEDYIAQLSDEDLCCIVRGEGMSSPKVTPGTAGAFGGVTKRLEAFGIPVACSADGPSGIRMDCGNLAFSMPNGTCLGCTFNEELLKELYMYEGLELRKNHVDTLLGPGMNIHRNPLNGRNFEYFSEDPFLTGRMVVAQLQGMNPYDVTGTIKHFACNSQEAHRNTVEAVVSERALREIYLRGFEMAVKEGNAISVMTSYNPINGYWSASNYDLTTTILRGEWGFRGIVMTDWWAMGNDEGEEGSVQNVAAMIRAQNDLFMVVSDSEQNARGDNSAEAMQKGTVTRGEYQRSAMNICRYLMGTTAFNRMQGLETELDKALTAYRKEEGDVVLEMISVPVEKEAIVPGEIFDTSRGQSTYLRAILQERGLYRVELTCRAAAGNSQLAQIPVSIFHDNDILLTLTLTGEDTEWKTISFDIQQPILQKTVHFRLVFGQSGMEVKGFKIIMTSSLEERILQAMAAPGSQLQ, from the coding sequence ATGAGTGAGACAAACTTTGACTTGCAACGCTACGCTGTGAAAGCGCGGCAAGCCGTAGCAGAAGGTGTTGTACTGCTTAAAAATGACTGCAATGTTTTGCCGCTTGCACCAGGGAGAAAAGTCGCGCTGTTTGGCCGATCACAGTTTAACTATTACAAAAGCGGTACCGGTTCCGGGGGGATGGTCAATACCAAATACGTTGTTGGCATTGCAGAGGCTTTGGAAAGTAAAGAAGGCTATGAGATCAATCAGGCGGTCAAGCAGTTTTATCTCGATTGGGTGAAAGAGCATCCGTTTGAGAAAGGTGCGGGTTGGGGTAAGGAACCGTGGTTCCAAGAAGAAATGCTGCTTGATGCTGATCTGGTTATGCAAGCGGCTAAGGAGTCAGAAACGGCAATCGTCTTGCTTGGCCGCACAGCCGGGGAAGATCAGGATAACAAGCCGGAAGCCGGTAGCTATTTACTGACAGAAGCCGAGGAAGCTATGTTGGAAATGGTATGCAATGGATTTGAACGGACCGTGGTGCTGCTGAATGTGGGCAACATCATAGATATGAAGTGGGTGGAGAAATATAATCCTTCTGCTGTGATGTATGTCTGGCAAGGTGGACAGGAAGGTGGAAACGGTGTTCTCGATGTATTGACTGGAAGGGTAAGTCCGAGCGGGAGAATGACGGACACCATAGCAAGGGACATTGAGGATTATCCGTCCACGGCTAATCATGGGGGATCAAAACGCAATTTTTACCAGGAAGATATCTATGTTGGATACCGCTACTTTGAGACTTTTGCCAAAGACCGTGTCTTGTATCCATTTGGCTTCGGCCTGTCCTACACCACATTTGAAACACGGACAGAACGGATAGAGCAATTGAACGACAGTGTCCAGATTAATGTTACAGTCACCAATACCGGAAACAGACCAGGGAAACAGGTCATCCAGGTCTACTGTCAAGCTCCGCAAGGCAAGCTGGGTAAGTCAGCCCGCGTACTCGCCGGCTTTGCGAAAACCAAAGAGCTGCTTCCGGGCGGGAAACAATCCGTTGAAATTGAAATTCCCCATAAAGCAATAGCGTCCTATGATGATTCAGGAATCACGGGCTGTAAATCGGCTTGGGTATTGGAGGCTGGAAGCTACATCTTCCATGTGGGGGATCATGTGAGGGAGGCGAAATCTTGCGGCAGCATTGCCATAGACAAGCTTCAGGTACTGGAGCAGTTACAAGAGGCCATGGCACCGGTTGCTGCATTTGAGCGAATGCGCTGTGCCCCTGACGGTAGTCTGATCTATGAACCGGTTCCATTACGGACCATAGAACCGAAGGCGCGCCGCGAGGAAACTCTTCCAGAAGAAATCCCTTATACTGGTGACAAAGGATATAAGCTGACAGACGTGAAATCGAGCATAGTCAGCATGGAGGATTATATTGCTCAACTTTCGGATGAAGATTTATGCTGTATTGTGCGCGGCGAAGGCATGAGCAGTCCAAAGGTTACACCGGGCACAGCCGGTGCATTCGGCGGTGTTACAAAGAGGCTGGAAGCTTTCGGAATCCCCGTTGCCTGCTCAGCAGATGGTCCGAGCGGTATTCGAATGGACTGTGGCAATTTAGCATTTTCCATGCCCAATGGAACCTGCCTGGGCTGTACTTTTAACGAAGAATTGCTGAAAGAACTGTATATGTACGAAGGTTTGGAACTGCGGAAAAACCATGTAGACACTTTGCTTGGACCGGGAATGAACATCCACCGTAATCCTCTGAATGGCCGGAATTTTGAATATTTTAGTGAGGACCCGTTCCTGACAGGCCGGATGGTGGTTGCCCAACTGCAAGGTATGAATCCATATGATGTGACGGGCACCATCAAACATTTTGCGTGCAACAGCCAGGAGGCCCATCGTAACACAGTGGAGGCAGTAGTTTCGGAACGGGCCCTGCGGGAGATTTATCTGCGCGGGTTTGAAATGGCGGTCAAAGAGGGCAATGCGATTTCGGTTATGACCTCATATAACCCGATCAATGGCTATTGGTCTGCCAGCAACTATGATCTTACAACCACAATTCTGCGGGGAGAGTGGGGCTTCAGAGGGATTGTAATGACCGATTGGTGGGCAATGGGAAATGACGAAGGAGAAGAAGGCAGTGTCCAGAATGTGGCAGCAATGATAAGGGCACAGAATGACTTGTTCATGGTAGTAAGCGACTCCGAGCAGAACGCCAGAGGAGATAACTCCGCAGAAGCTATGCAAAAGGGAACGGTAACACGCGGTGAATATCAGCGCTCAGCAATGAATATTTGTCGCTATTTGATGGGAACAACAGCCTTTAACCGGATGCAGGGATTGGAAACAGAACTGGACAAGGCATTGACTGCATACCGGAAAGAGGAAGGCGATGTAGTCCTGGAGATGATTTCGGTTCCTGTGGAGAAGGAGGCTATTGTGCCAGGGGAGATATTTGATACCTCAAGAGGACAGAGTACGTATCTTCGAGCTATCTTGCAGGAGCGTGGACTTTATCGAGTGGAGTTGACTTGCCGCGCGGCGGCCGGGAACAGTCAACTTGCCCAAATCCCTGTGAGCATCTTTCATGATAATGACATCCTTCTAACCCTTACGTTGACAGGAGAGGATACGGAATGGAAAACTATATCCTTTGATATCCAGCAGCCAATATTACAAAAAACTGTACATTTCAGGTTGGTCTTTGGTCAAAGCGGAATGGAAGTGAAGGGGTTCAAGATCATTATGACAAGTTCTTTGGAAGAACGTATTCTCCAAGCAATGGCTGCCCCAGGCAGTCAGCTTCAGTAA
- a CDS encoding sensor histidine kinase, translating into MKKDIETNNLNRLRILVNSLDYNVEQLDMLSVALNADSKMGLLKSVDLMDNYDQDQLMLDLSDKMKLQSFTQGWNVQIDIYSTLLNKWVGSSQNQSPPPDDLAEGQWILDRSQKLFSMYRKYDQFTVRVTFPKANLENLLDSAKLENNDPFFYYSDSIIIANRSFHTTQVQELVSKMSPKMRDKNEGTELITTGNIDYMVSFLKAETLGWYMVDYVPLDKALQPIVRTQVFFYITCVLLFLSGMVTVIFFYRKVQVPILTLLKGVRHLQKGDFSHRISRTSNAEFTILYHNFNHMAQQIEDLIENVYKEKIISREALVKQLQAQINPHFLYNCLFFINNMNRMGNDEAVNAMTQNLAEYFRYTTRINDPLTTLEKEIGVVRNYLNIQSLRINRLHTQINIPESMMSLLVPKLLIQPLVENSVIHGIEKKQSAVLIHISGTDVGDRYSLVVEDDGSGMQPEEIQSLLHRIEQPLDETMGCALWNIRQRMLIQLGSKASLNIAQSKLGGIRIELIWDNSSQPEE; encoded by the coding sequence GTGAAAAAGGATATTGAAACGAACAACCTGAACCGACTGCGTATCTTGGTCAATTCCTTAGATTACAATGTTGAGCAGCTTGACATGCTGTCTGTTGCTCTAAATGCGGACTCCAAAATGGGGCTGCTGAAATCTGTGGACCTGATGGATAATTACGATCAGGATCAGCTTATGCTTGATCTCTCGGACAAAATGAAACTGCAAAGCTTTACACAGGGCTGGAATGTCCAAATTGACATTTACTCAACCCTGCTGAACAAATGGGTAGGTTCATCTCAAAACCAGTCCCCCCCACCAGATGACTTGGCAGAAGGACAATGGATATTGGATAGGTCACAAAAGTTATTCTCCATGTACAGGAAATATGATCAGTTTACGGTTCGGGTAACCTTTCCTAAGGCTAATTTGGAAAATTTGCTTGACTCGGCCAAGTTAGAAAATAATGATCCCTTTTTTTATTACTCTGATTCCATCATCATAGCAAACCGTTCCTTTCATACCACTCAAGTCCAGGAACTGGTCTCCAAAATGTCACCAAAGATGCGGGATAAAAACGAAGGAACCGAGTTAATAACAACCGGTAATATAGATTATATGGTCAGTTTTTTGAAAGCGGAAACATTAGGTTGGTACATGGTGGATTATGTTCCTCTGGACAAAGCGCTCCAACCCATTGTAAGGACACAAGTCTTCTTTTACATCACCTGTGTTCTGTTATTTTTGTCCGGAATGGTAACGGTCATTTTTTTCTACAGGAAAGTACAAGTCCCCATTCTCACCTTGCTGAAAGGTGTCCGTCATCTACAAAAGGGCGACTTCTCGCACCGGATCAGTAGAACGTCTAATGCTGAGTTTACTATTCTTTATCACAATTTCAACCATATGGCACAGCAAATCGAAGACTTGATTGAAAATGTATACAAAGAAAAAATCATTTCAAGAGAAGCATTGGTTAAACAACTGCAGGCTCAAATTAACCCGCATTTTTTATATAATTGCCTGTTCTTTATCAACAATATGAACCGTATGGGAAATGACGAAGCTGTGAATGCCATGACCCAGAACCTGGCTGAATATTTCAGATATACAACGCGGATCAACGATCCACTTACCACCCTTGAAAAAGAAATTGGCGTTGTCCGTAATTATCTTAATATCCAGAGTTTGCGAATCAACCGCCTGCATACGCAAATCAATATTCCGGAATCCATGATGTCCTTGCTTGTTCCCAAGCTGCTTATTCAACCGTTGGTAGAGAACAGCGTAATTCACGGAATTGAGAAGAAGCAAAGTGCCGTGCTTATCCACATATCCGGTACTGACGTTGGAGACCGGTACTCTTTGGTTGTAGAAGACGACGGGAGTGGCATGCAGCCGGAAGAGATCCAGAGCCTGCTGCACCGTATTGAACAACCGCTGGATGAGACAATGGGCTGCGCCTTATGGAACATACGGCAACGAATGCTTATTCAGCTAGGCTCCAAAGCGAGCTTAAATATTGCTCAGAGTAAGCTAGGTGGAATTCGCATTGAGCTGATCTGGGATAACAGCAGCCAACCAGAGGAATAG
- a CDS encoding family 43 glycosylhydrolase codes for MQTSIKPGQIWLDTEGKRIQAHAGSIFYENDTFYWYGENKGKTTPGSGIWHWGVRCYSSKDLYNWQDEGVIIPPVENDPASSLHPTSYMDRPHIIFNKNTGKYICFLKIMEKDSTQTLTIMSADRLLGPYTMITTKYRPLNMSAGDFDLAVARDGKAYYYFERVHSELICADLTADYTGVTGYYSTHFPNLYPPYVREAPAYFTRKNLHYLVTSGTTSYNPNPSEVACSRTFHGPFEILGNPHVNDPTNTSFCSQVSSIFKHPKKKDLYIALADRWITDEEGMIPYDILSDAYDRYFNPDRQNEPVTFTGSTFNVNENTHKADYVWLPFRFDGKMAYLDWKDEWRIEDYD; via the coding sequence ATGCAAACATCAATTAAACCGGGGCAAATCTGGCTGGATACGGAAGGCAAACGAATTCAAGCTCACGCAGGTTCCATCTTCTACGAGAATGATACTTTCTATTGGTACGGTGAGAACAAGGGGAAGACAACTCCGGGCAGCGGAATCTGGCACTGGGGAGTCCGTTGTTATTCGTCCAAGGACCTTTACAATTGGCAAGATGAGGGGGTGATTATTCCCCCTGTGGAAAATGATCCTGCTTCTTCGCTTCATCCAACCAGTTATATGGACCGTCCACACATTATTTTCAACAAGAATACCGGGAAGTATATTTGCTTCCTGAAAATAATGGAAAAGGATAGCACCCAAACCCTGACCATAATGTCCGCAGATCGATTGCTGGGGCCCTATACTATGATTACAACCAAGTACCGCCCGTTAAATATGAGCGCCGGTGATTTCGACCTGGCGGTTGCACGGGACGGGAAAGCGTATTATTACTTCGAAAGGGTTCACAGTGAATTGATTTGTGCAGATTTGACCGCAGATTATACGGGTGTAACGGGATATTATTCAACTCATTTCCCAAATCTTTATCCGCCTTACGTCCGCGAAGCACCGGCATATTTTACAAGAAAAAACCTGCATTATTTGGTGACCTCTGGTACGACAAGTTACAATCCGAATCCATCAGAAGTTGCATGTTCACGGACCTTCCACGGCCCATTTGAAATTCTGGGTAATCCGCATGTGAATGATCCTACGAATACCTCCTTCTGTTCCCAGGTATCTTCGATATTCAAGCATCCGAAGAAAAAAGATCTTTATATTGCTTTGGCTGACCGTTGGATTACCGATGAAGAAGGAATGATTCCTTATGACATTCTTTCGGACGCTTACGACCGATACTTCAATCCAGACCGCCAGAATGAACCTGTTACGTTCACCGGTTCCACTTTTAATGTGAATGAGAATACTCATAAAGCAGATTATGTATGGCTACCCTTCCGGTTCGACGGGAAGATGGCCTATCTGGACTGGAAAGACGAGTGGCGCATCGAAGACTATGATTAA
- a CDS encoding sugar ABC transporter permease: MGMNTAVPAVPAKKKKFTRQKGSWGLYLMLLPAVVLTAIFVYIPMSGLLMAFQDYKPSLGISKSPWVGLDQFKFLFEYPDSMQVIWNTLKISFLKLAIGMFSTLAFALLINEVKHKFLRTSVQTFVFLPHFISWVVLGGIFIQLLNPEYGLVNQLLKALGHEPVFFLGSNHWFVPIVLFTDAWKEFGYGSIIYLAALVGINPALYEAAQLDGANKLKQMLNITLPSLIPTICVMLTISLGGVLNAGFDQIFNLYNPLVYESGDIIDTFVFRIGLIGGNFSFGTAIGLFKSVVGLILILGGYRLAYKVAGYKIF, encoded by the coding sequence ATGGGCATGAATACTGCTGTACCTGCTGTACCGGCAAAAAAAAAGAAATTCACTAGACAAAAAGGTAGCTGGGGATTATACCTTATGCTCCTGCCCGCTGTGGTACTGACCGCAATTTTTGTCTACATACCCATGAGCGGCCTGTTAATGGCCTTTCAGGATTATAAGCCCTCTCTGGGGATTTCCAAATCTCCTTGGGTCGGGTTGGACCAATTCAAGTTTTTATTTGAATATCCCGACAGCATGCAGGTCATTTGGAACACGCTGAAAATTTCGTTTCTCAAATTAGCCATTGGCATGTTCAGTACCCTTGCGTTTGCGCTGCTGATCAATGAGGTGAAACACAAATTTCTGCGCACCTCGGTTCAAACCTTTGTGTTTCTGCCTCACTTCATTTCCTGGGTGGTGCTCGGCGGTATCTTCATTCAGCTGTTGAATCCGGAATATGGATTAGTGAACCAACTGCTGAAAGCCTTGGGTCACGAGCCCGTGTTCTTTCTGGGCAGCAACCACTGGTTTGTGCCAATCGTGCTCTTTACGGATGCATGGAAAGAATTCGGTTACGGGTCCATCATTTATCTAGCGGCCCTGGTGGGCATTAATCCGGCTCTCTATGAAGCCGCTCAGCTTGACGGAGCGAACAAACTGAAACAAATGTTGAATATTACCCTTCCCAGCCTGATCCCCACTATCTGTGTCATGCTGACGATCTCCCTGGGCGGTGTGCTCAATGCAGGCTTTGACCAAATCTTCAACTTGTACAATCCGCTGGTCTATGAGAGCGGCGATATCATCGATACCTTCGTGTTCCGTATCGGTTTGATCGGCGGGAATTTCAGTTTCGGTACAGCAATCGGATTGTTCAAGTCTGTAGTGGGCCTGATCCTGATTCTAGGCGGATACCGGCTCGCCTACAAAGTTGCAGGTTATAAGATTTTCTAA
- a CDS encoding alpha/beta hydrolase, with protein MHLMAQNYMGKEPQSNIYFSPMLADDLSGLPPALVVTAELDGLRLEAEHYAGKLKKYGLNV; from the coding sequence TTGCACTTGATGGCTCAGAATTATATGGGCAAAGAGCCGCAAAGTAATATATACTTTTCACCCATGTTGGCGGATGATCTTAGCGGGCTGCCGCCTGCGCTGGTCGTTACTGCTGAGCTGGATGGCCTGCGGCTGGAAGCAGAACATTATGCAGGTAAGCTGAAAAAATATGGTTTAAATGTTTAA
- a CDS encoding response regulator: MYQLLIVDDETSVVDSLAMTVQWKDYGIEEVHCAYSAQEALLIAAKHSIDIMITDIQMPEMSGLELIEVMQHYSHKIRCIILSGHDEFEYARKAMAYQTLDYLLKPIDYTELINSVKKAIQQVEEEWKEVISFQRIKQTLEANLPLLRSQLLNDLLKNKIIRHEVLEERLALVGVPFRFDDPYMMMVVRMEEDFSGYDLQSLSLLEYAVTNIADEVFQKLFSLWHCVTEQGYLVFLIKGNQQDALHLVDSFAVKLQNHVQKFLKGSLSICLSNIAKFPGDLQNLYLAAINAINRNIGNNKSFFLTINEKSEQPQSSIIKKLYAPPALSTLLDSGNWDEAIAKIDELLVVGGNADEQSHDLSQDQLFTVLLYLSSSFTMCFQPNGSSLYDQMGPEFDLLLRKKGHLSRQRIYDWASKIIAALKAKTSTQMENAQQQIAAKVRTFIHEHLSEGISLQIIADHVGLHPVYLSKIYKTVMNETIGDYIFQFRMEGAIHLLRNTDLKIAEISDQLGFQATPHFIKIFKEHFGTTPQDYRNR, from the coding sequence ATGTACCAACTGCTTATCGTTGACGACGAAACCTCTGTCGTAGATAGTCTGGCAATGACTGTGCAATGGAAGGATTATGGAATAGAAGAGGTTCATTGTGCATACTCGGCGCAAGAAGCACTGCTCATTGCGGCCAAACATTCGATAGACATTATGATTACAGACATTCAGATGCCTGAAATGTCCGGATTGGAATTGATCGAAGTGATGCAGCATTATTCACACAAAATCCGCTGTATCATTCTTTCGGGCCATGACGAGTTTGAATATGCCAGGAAAGCCATGGCTTATCAGACACTGGATTACTTGCTGAAGCCAATCGATTATACAGAGTTAATTAACTCTGTTAAGAAAGCGATTCAGCAGGTGGAAGAGGAGTGGAAGGAAGTGATATCCTTCCAGCGCATTAAGCAAACGCTGGAGGCTAATCTCCCGCTACTGCGGTCACAGCTGCTTAACGACCTGCTCAAGAACAAGATCATCCGCCATGAGGTTTTGGAAGAGAGACTTGCTCTGGTAGGCGTTCCCTTCCGGTTCGATGACCCCTACATGATGATGGTTGTTCGCATGGAGGAGGACTTCTCAGGGTACGACCTTCAATCCTTATCGCTCCTTGAATATGCCGTAACAAACATTGCTGATGAAGTGTTCCAAAAACTGTTCAGTTTATGGCATTGCGTCACCGAGCAGGGATATTTAGTTTTTCTCATCAAAGGCAACCAGCAAGACGCTTTGCATTTGGTGGATTCGTTCGCAGTAAAGCTGCAGAATCATGTCCAAAAATTCCTGAAAGGCTCACTCTCAATCTGCCTAAGCAATATCGCCAAGTTTCCTGGCGACCTGCAAAACTTATATCTGGCTGCAATCAACGCCATTAACCGGAATATCGGAAATAATAAAAGCTTCTTCCTGACCATTAATGAAAAAAGTGAGCAGCCTCAGAGCTCCATCATCAAAAAATTATATGCTCCGCCTGCACTTTCAACGCTGCTGGACTCAGGCAACTGGGACGAGGCGATTGCCAAGATCGATGAATTGCTCGTTGTCGGCGGCAATGCAGACGAACAATCTCACGATCTTTCACAGGATCAATTATTTACGGTGCTGCTATATCTCTCATCCTCATTCACGATGTGTTTCCAACCCAATGGGTCCAGTCTATATGATCAGATGGGACCAGAATTCGATTTGTTGCTCCGCAAGAAGGGACATCTTTCAAGACAACGAATCTATGACTGGGCCAGTAAAATTATAGCAGCACTAAAAGCTAAGACGTCGACTCAAATGGAGAATGCGCAACAGCAGATTGCCGCTAAAGTCCGGACGTTTATTCATGAACATTTGTCCGAGGGGATTTCACTGCAAATCATTGCCGACCATGTGGGGCTGCATCCTGTTTATCTCTCCAAAATTTACAAGACGGTTATGAATGAAACGATTGGTGATTATATTTTTCAATTTCGAATGGAAGGAGCCATACATCTCCTGCGAAATACCGACTTAAAAATAGCTGAAATCAGCGATCAGCTGGGCTTTCAGGCCACCCCCCATTTCATTAAAATTTTCAAAGAACATTTTGGCACGACGCCGCAGGACTACCGGAATCGTTAA
- a CDS encoding carbohydrate ABC transporter permease, with protein MRRTAKFSTFQLINNIIMVMLAVICILPFLHVLSVSLSSSAAVSANKVTFWPIGLNLNSYSRALEDTQLLRSLWISVERTLLSVTLGLTVTSMAAYVLSKGGGQKGIAGYKWFVGFFIVAMLFNGGMIPTYLVVTKMGLYNTIWALILPTMINVFNIILIMNFFKALPQELEEAAFIDGAGHWKVYLRVMLPLSLPVMATVGLFTVVGEWNEWLAGQIYMKPENAPLSTFLKAAISMPNIDIKNAEAAAKFNALSLNSAQIFIGALPILLIYPFLQKFFAKGIVIGAVKE; from the coding sequence ATGCGTAGAACAGCCAAATTCAGTACATTTCAACTCATCAACAATATCATCATGGTCATGCTGGCCGTGATCTGCATCCTGCCGTTTCTTCATGTTTTGTCTGTATCCTTAAGTTCCAGTGCAGCTGTATCTGCCAATAAAGTAACCTTTTGGCCGATTGGGTTGAATTTGAACTCTTACAGCAGGGCGCTGGAAGATACCCAATTGCTTCGTTCCCTCTGGATTTCGGTGGAACGGACCTTGTTAAGTGTAACGTTGGGGCTGACGGTGACCAGTATGGCAGCTTATGTACTGTCCAAAGGCGGAGGGCAGAAAGGGATTGCGGGCTACAAGTGGTTTGTCGGATTTTTTATTGTAGCCATGCTTTTCAACGGAGGGATGATTCCGACGTATCTGGTGGTGACCAAAATGGGTCTGTATAACACCATATGGGCGCTGATCCTGCCGACGATGATCAATGTATTTAATATCATCCTGATTATGAATTTTTTCAAGGCATTACCGCAGGAGCTGGAAGAAGCAGCATTTATAGATGGTGCCGGGCACTGGAAAGTGTATCTGAGAGTGATGTTACCCTTGTCGCTGCCGGTCATGGCAACAGTAGGGCTGTTCACGGTGGTAGGAGAATGGAATGAATGGTTGGCGGGTCAAATCTATATGAAGCCGGAAAACGCCCCGCTGAGTACGTTCTTGAAGGCCGCTATATCGATGCCAAATATTGATATCAAGAATGCAGAAGCCGCAGCGAAATTCAATGCATTGTCCCTGAATTCTGCCCAAATCTTCATCGGAGCTTTGCCGATCTTGCTGATCTATCCCTTCCTCCAAAAATTCTTTGCGAAAGGTATAGTGATTGGGGCAGTGAAGGAGTAG